A region of Paralichthys olivaceus isolate ysfri-2021 chromosome 24, ASM2471397v2, whole genome shotgun sequence DNA encodes the following proteins:
- the LOC109638875 gene encoding methyltransferase N6AMT1, producing MCAGFHTPVYSHAGRGHFQDVYEPAEDSFLLMDALEKDAQRLHDISPAVCVEVGSGSGAVSAFLASVVGPSALYMCTDVNPAAAQCTERTASCNSVSLQPVITDLVECLLPRLSGKVDVLLFNPPYVVTPSEEVGTRGIEAAWAGGQRGREVTDRFLPSVAQLLSSTGLFYLIAVLENDPEDIIRFLEKRGLEGQSCLSTRAGNERLSMLRFHRRQTSDEFHHV from the exons ATGTGCGCCGGTTTCCACACTCCCGTTTACTCCCACGCTGGACGGGGACACTTCCAGGACGTGTACGAGCCCGCGGAGGACTCGTTCCTTCTCATGGACGCGCTGGAGAAAGACGCGCAGCGGCTGCACGACATCAG CCCGGCTGTGTGCGTGGAGGTCGGCAGCGGCTCCGGAGCGGTGTCTGCGTTCCTGGCGTCTGTGGTCGGACCTTCAGCTTTGTACAT GTGCACTGATGTGAACCCTGCAGCGGCGCAGTGCACAGAGAGGACGGCCTCCTGCAACAGTGTTTCACTACAACCTGTCATCACAGACCTG GTGGAGTGTCTTCTTCCCCGGCTCAGTGGAAAAGTGGATGTCCTCCTCTTCAATCCTCCCTACGTGGTGACGCCGTCAGAAGAG GTTGGGACCAGAGGTATAGAGGCCGCCTGGGCAGGTGGACAGCGAGGACGAGAAGTGACGGACAGGTTCCTCCCCTCGGTGGCACAGCTGCTGTCCTCTACGGGGTTGTTTTACCTCATCGCCGTCCTTGAGAATGATCCAG AGGACATCATCCGCTTCCTGGAGAAACGTGGCTTGGAGGGACAGTCGTGCTTGTCCACAAGAGCTGGAAACGAGAGACTGTCCATGCTTCGCTTTCACAGGAGACAAAC TTCAGACGAGTTTCaccatgtttga
- the jagn1b gene encoding protein jagunal homolog 1-B, which translates to MASRAGPRAAGTDGSDFQHRERVASHYQMSVALKSEVRKLNIVHLLIWVLMAAQVTVSQLSLVSHKVVASPYQWEYPYLLSIIPTVFSFLALPRNNISYLVISMISAGLFCVAPLIYGSMEMFPVAQQLYRHGKAYRFIFGFSAVSVIYLVIVIAVQVHGWQIYYSKKLLDQWFTSTQEKKKK; encoded by the exons ATGGCTTCTCGAGCAGGTCCGAGAGCAGCAGGCACAGACGGCAGTGACTTTCAGCACCGGGAGCGGGTTGCCTCACACTACCAGATGAG CGTCGCCTTGAAGTCTGAAGTCCGTAAACTCAACATTGTCCATCTTCTGATCTGGGTTCTGATGGCAGCTCAG GTAACTGTGAGCCAGCTCAGCCTGGTGTCCCACAAGGTGGTGGCCTCACCGTACCAGTGGGAGTATCCCTACCTCTTGAGCATAATTCCCACGGTCTTCAGCTTCTTGGCGTTGCCTCGCAACAACATCAGCTACCTGGTGATTTCTATGATCAGCGCCGGGCTCTTTTGCGTGGCCCCGCTGATCTACGGCAGCATGGAGATGTTCCCAGTGGCGCAGCAGCTCTATCGTCACGGCAAAGCGTACCGCTTCATCTTTGGCTTCTCCGCTGTGTCGGTCATTTACCTGGTGATTGTCATAGCTGTGCAGGTGCACGGCTGGCAGATCTACTACAGCAAGAAGCTGCTGGACCAGTGGTTCACCTCCacacaggagaagaagaagaaatga
- the col8a1b gene encoding collagen alpha-1(VIII) chain: MVAAPVHFFSLLVPVFQLCLFHPAHGGAYYGHKQPPQQHQPPPQPPPQPLPQHNDGYPQQQFLGNEMPLMPLLPQYGKELPQLPLQKGKERPLFEGKGQTFPRGAKGPPPPGPGVEGLREGPQGMQGPPGPTGPPGPQGAAGQPGQGLPGLPGKPGPSGPQGYPGIGKPGMPGLPGKPGGPGLPGPKGDLGPSGGEGPTGLPGPAGLPGPPGLPGISKPGGQGLPGQPGPLGEPGQKGPSGLHGPPGPKGDKGIGLPGLPGLKGPGGQPGPRGNVGLPGIGKPGLNGVPGQPGIPGKPGPPGEPGQPGLLGETGQPGLPGLPGIGKPGTDGFRGQPGLLGGKGEPGPSGLPGSPGLPGYGKPGFPGPKGHKGHAGLPGPPGLKGDKGHGGLPGVIGPTGLSGTPGPPGPIGPPGILGFPGQKGEYGVGGTKGYPGTKGELGPPGLPGQPGRSGEGGQPGLRGFQGPIGPKGEAGTRGLPGVPGAAGLPGPRGEGGHSGETGHQGPHGIPGLTGPGGPIGPPGLPGQKGETGMSGKPGYPGDGKPGQPGHIGPQGNPGPSGPPGFPGQPGQPGPPGRPGLPAISPDLGQVLPVSGPYSGQRQGYKKLKNGGEIGGNGVELPSFTAKLTNPFPLVGSPVIFDKLLHNGNQDYNPQTGTFTCTIPGIYYFAYHVHCKGSNVWVALMKNNDPVMYTYDEYKKGLLDQASGSAVLPLRQGDTVHLQLPSDQAAGLYAGQYVHSTFSGYLLYPM, encoded by the exons ACGGGTATCCTCAGCAACAGTTTTTGGGGAACGAGATGCCACTTATGCCATTACTGCCTCAGTATGGAAAAGAGCTGCCTCAGTTGCCTTTGCAAAAGGGAAAAGAGAGGCCACTGTTTGAAGGCAAAG GCCAGACATTCCCCAGAGGGGCTAAAGGCCCACCTCCCCCTGGCCCTGGTGTAGAAGGTCTCAGAGAGGGACCACAAGGAATGCAAGGCCCCCCTGGACCAACAGGACCACCAGGACCGCAAGGCGCTGCTGGACAACCAGGCCAGGGATTGCCAGGGTTACCAGGAAAGCCGGGGCCTTCGGGTCCTCAAGGTTACCCAGGAATAGGAAAGCCTGGTATGCCAGGATTGCCAGGGAAACCTGGAGGACCAGGATTGCCAGGACCAAAAGGTGACCTCGGTCCAAGTGGCGGTGAGGGACCAACTGGACTTCCTGGTCCTGCTGGGCTTCCGGGTCCCCCTGGACTCCCAGGGATTTCCAAACCAGGAGGACAGGGGCTGCCAGGACAGCCGGGTCCTCTAGGGGAGCCTGGTCAAAAGGGGCCATCTGGGCTACATGGTCCCCCAGGCCCCAAAGGAGACAAAGGAATTGGTCTACCTGGTTTGCCAGGTCTGAAAGGACCTGGTGGACAACCAGGTCCACGTGGAAATGTGGGTCTCCCTGGCATTGGTAAACCAGGCCTCAATGGTGTACCTGGACAACCAGGGATACCAGGAAAACCAGGTCCACCTGGAGAACCAGGACAGCCAGGACTACTGGGGGAAACGGGTCAACCGGGACTGCCAGGCTTGCCAGGAATTGGCAAACCAGGAACAGATGGCTTTAGAGGTCAACCAGGGCTCTTGGGAGGTAAAGGAGAACCAGGCCCATCAGGTTTACCAGGGAGTCCAGGATTACCAGGTTACGGTAAACCTGGGTTTCCAGGGCCCAAGGGTCACAAGGGACATGCTGGTCTTCCTGGACCTCCGGGCCTTAAAGGCGATAAAGGTCACGGGGGTCTTCCAGGGGTCATCGGCCCCACCGGTCTCAGCGGTACACCTGGTCCCCCAGGTCCAATCGGGCCTCCCGGTATTCTCGGCTTCCCAGGACAAAAGGGAGAGTATGGTGTCGGAGGAACAAAGGGATATCCTGGAACAAAGGGTGAATTAGGGCCTCCAGGTCTTCCAGGACAGCCAGGTAGATCAGGAGAGGGTGGACAACCAGGATTGAGGGGTTTTCAAGGGCCCATTGGCCCTAAAGGAGAGGCCGGTACGAGGGGTTTACCCGGTGTCCCCGGTGCTGCCGGATTACCGGGAccaagaggggaggggggacaTTCTGGAGAAACGGGTCACCAGGGACCTCACGGAATTCCAGGGCTTACAGGACCAGGGGGACCAATCGGACCTCCCGGACTGCCAGGGCAAAAAGGCGAAACGGGGATGTCTGGTAAACCTGGCTATCCTGGAGATGGTAAACCGGGACAGCCCGGTCACATTGGTCCTCAAGGTAACCCCGGTCCAAGTGGCCCGCCTGGATTTCCAGGGCAACCGGGACAACCCGGACCTCCCGGTCGTCCGGGACTGCCTGCCATATCTCCTGACCTCGGACAGGTCCTCCCCGTGAGCGGCCCGTACAGCGGTCAAAGACAAGGCTacaagaaactgaaaaatggAGGTGAGATTGGTGGAAATGGTGTCGAGTTGCCTTCGTTCACAGCCAAGCTCACAAATCCATTCCCTCTCGTCGGCTCTCCGGTAATCTTTGATAAACTCCTGCACAACGGCAATCAAGACTACAATCCCCAAACCGGTACTTTTACCTGCACCATACCAGGGATCTACTACTTTGCTTACCACGTCCACTGCAAAGGAAGTAATGTGTGGGTGGCACTGATGAAGAACAACGACCCAGTCATGTACACTTATGACGAGTACAAAAAGGGCTTGCTGGATCAGGCTTCAGGGAGCGCCGTACTCCCGTTGCGACAAGGAGACACTGTGCACTTACAGCTGCCATCGGACCAGGCCGCAGGACTTTACGCCGGTCAATACGTCCACTCAACATTTTCCGGATACTTGTTGTACCCAATGTAA